GTAGCGGACTACAGGGCCGCCACCCCCACCGCTGCCCTGGTGGCCCTATTGCCAGATCGCCGCGTAGCGGTTCAGACATTGCAGCAGCAGGGGAGACACCTACAGCAACTCGTCCAACTGAGGCTGCAAGGAGAGCGTCAGCGACTCACTCGGTATCGGGAGCGCCTAGCGGGGGTGCATCCACTCGCCCTAGTGACCTGTCGTCGCCAGTCCCTGGGGCATGCGCAGCAGCTGCTGCAGGCACTTTCGCCCGCACACCAGCTCAAGAGGGGCTTCTGCTTGCTGCGCAATGGCAAAGGGCTTGTGGTGCGCTCCGTGCAGCAACTAGAACAAGGGGGCGAAGTCATAGCCCAACTCACAGATGGGCAGGCGAGCGCCGTGGTGCGCGAGATTCTGCATCAAGCTCCTGAGGCGAAGCTCTGAACGGATGCCTAAAGCAAAGGCCACAAGCAAAACAAAAGAAAATGAAAGCTTCGAAAGCGTTGGCGCCGATCTCTCATACAACGAAGCCCACACCGCCCTGCAACTGGCCTTATCAGCCCTGCAAGCCACGGACCTAGATGTCGAAGCAATGACAGGTCTATACCGTCAAGCCCGCGCCTATTTGGATCGCTGTGAGGCGGTACTCGCCCATGTGGAACAGGAAGTAATGCTGTGGCAGGAAGGAGATATCGCGGTAGTCCCCTTTAATGAGCCCAACTAGAATCAACTCAAATCATGGCAGCTAATTCCGACACCAGCCCTAGCAACAGCAGCACTGGCATCAGCACCATCGCCATTCAGGGGAATTCAACCTTGAAATGGCTGTATCTAGCCTTAGCGATCAGCGGGGCGGTTCTTCCCTGGCTAGCAAACGTTGACTTCATCAGGCAATACGGATCAAGCTTCGACATAGGCATGTTTGTGCATCTTGCAAATGCAAATCCAGCCGCAAGCTCCCTATCAAGGGACCTGGCAATA
The genomic region above belongs to Cyanobium sp. Tous-M-B4 and contains:
- a CDS encoding DUF2834 domain-containing protein, with product MAANSDTSPSNSSTGISTIAIQGNSTLKWLYLALAISGAVLPWLANVDFIRQYGSSFDIGMFVHLANANPAASSLSRDLAIGATAVVIWIAQESKRLQMRGLPWVLLSCVTLAFACGAPLFLYLRERRLEELARGQKPTPTGQELEIKN
- a CDS encoding exodeoxyribonuclease VII small subunit; translated protein: MPKAKATSKTKENESFESVGADLSYNEAHTALQLALSALQATDLDVEAMTGLYRQARAYLDRCEAVLAHVEQEVMLWQEGDIAVVPFNEPN